The following proteins are encoded in a genomic region of Sesamum indicum cultivar Zhongzhi No. 13 linkage group LG8, S_indicum_v1.0, whole genome shotgun sequence:
- the LOC105168978 gene encoding F-box/LRR-repeat protein At3g03360-like has product MDPGSNSSQDSSANMEKIAKKEDVETNIDRLTELPEPLIIRILSFLEMKDAVNTDTVAKSLRHLWTHVDSIVFFFNAMPNGDYIERFIAFADRTMPRCACPNIKKFVLHFYHDPGAENGPFLNEMFFNWVHRAFENNVEFLGLQINDLTIEPPEWFYQSLFLIRLKLYDVILGSSFVRQIDWPSLRSLNLKRVEINNEQMAQLLSGCPQLDTMVLDRVSHIITSLNFTSKSMKTLKLIHLDRDDDEIPLQIKASWLQELIMTKEFWGFNCHFLNMSSMRKADLSFTVLGVDTDEYWVDVQRFNVATELLKTVCNVEELVIGPVLILVRLLLHNSDTFVNHIPHIERALTFLHLNLGMRTYFKINYKMLIWIMHL; this is encoded by the coding sequence ATGGACCCTGGAAGCAATAGTTCTCAAGATTCGAGTGCCAATATGGAGAAAATCGCCAAGAAAGAAGACGTAGAAACGAACATTGATCGACTAACTGAGCTACCGGAACCATTGATCATTCGTATACTTTCGTTCTTGGAGATGAAAGACGCTGTGAATACAGACACTGTTGCTAAAAGTTTGAGACACCTCTGGACCCATGTCGATtccattgttttcttttttaatgctATGCCCAATGGGGATTATATAGAGAGGTTCATTGCCTTTGCTGATAGAACTATGCCGCGGTGTGCTTGTCCCAATATCAAGAAATTCGTACTCCACTTTTACCATGATCCCGGGGCTGAGAATGGGCCGTTCTTGAATGAAATGTTCTTTAACTGGGTTCACCGGGCTTTCGAGAACAATGTGGAATTTCTAGGACTACAAATAAACGACCTTACAATTGAGCCACCTGAGTGGTTTTACCAGAGTTTGTTTCTCATAAGATTGAAATTATATGATGTGATATTGGGTTCTTCATTCGTTCGCCAAATAGATTGGCCTTCTTTGAGGAGTTTGAACTTGAAAAGAGTGGAGATCAATAATGAGCAAATGGCGCAACTACTATCAGGTTGTCCTCAGTTGGATACTATGGTTCTTGATCGCGTTAGTCACATCATCACTAGCCTCAATTTTACGTCGAAAAGTATGAAAACATTGAAATTGATCCATCTTGACcgtgatgatgatgaaattcCCTTGCAGATTAAAGCTTCTTGGCTTCAAGAATTGATTATGACAAAGGAGTTTTGGGGTTTCAATTGTCATTTTCTTAACATGTCCTCGATGAGGAAAGCTGATCTCTCTTTCACAGTTCTTGGCGTTGATACTGATGAATATTGGGTTGATGTTCAACGGTTCAATGTGGCAACTGAACTGCTCAAAACCGTATGCAATGTCGAGGAACTAGTGATTGGGCCAGTGCTCATTCTCGTGAGACTACTTTTGCACAATTCTGATACATTTGTCAATCATATCCCCCACATCGAAAGGGCATTAACTTTCTTGCATCTAAATTTAGGAATGAGGACTTATTTCAAGATTAACTATAAAATGCTTATATGGATCATGCACTTATGA
- the LOC105168977 gene encoding probable F-box protein At1g60180 yields MKLYDVKLGFSIVRQIDWPSMRSLHMKRVEINNEQMAKLISGCPQLETMFLDRIQPIITSLNVTWKILKTLKLKYVNREDDEVPLHIKAHWLQELIITKKYRGFNCRFLDMSSLKKAHLSFTVFGIVDEDDWVDVQRFNVATELLKSVCNVEELMIGPVLIHVRQLIHNSDAFCQSYSHIEMALTFLHLSVGMSTYFKINYKCLMDRALIKIADDELQVVSYIC; encoded by the coding sequence atgaaattatatgATGTGAAATTGGGTTTTTCAATCGTTCGCCAAATAGATTGGCCTTCTATGAGGAGTTTGCACATGAAAAGAGTGGAGATCAATAATGAGCAAATGGCGAAACTAATATCAGGTTGTCCTCAGTTGGAAACTATGTTTCTTGATCGCATTCAGCCCATCATCACTAGCCTCAATGTTAcgtggaaaattttgaaaacattgaAACTGAAATATGTTAACCGTGAAGATGATGAAGTTCCCTTGCATATTAAAGCTCATTGGCTTCAAGAATTGATTATTACAAAGAAGTATAGGGGTTTCAATTGTCGTTTTCTTGACATGTCCTCGTTGAAGAAAGCTCATCTCTCTTTCACAGTTTTTGGCATTGTTGATGAGGATGACTGGGTTGATGTTCAACGGTTCAATGTGGCAACTGAGCTGCTCAAAAGCGTATGCAATGTCGAGGAACTAATGATTGGGCCAGTGCTCATTCACGTGAGACAACTTATCCACAATTCTGATGCATTTTGTCAATCATATTCCCACATCGAAATGGCATTAACTTTCTTGCATCTAAGTGTAGGAATGAGCACTTATTTCAAGATCAACTATAAATGCCTTATGGATCGTGCACTTATAAAGATTGCAGATGATGAGCTTCAAGTtgtatcatatatatgttaa
- the LOC105168981 gene encoding trafficking protein particle complex subunit 4 has translation MAAIYSLYIINKSGGLIFYKDYGSAGRMDTNDSLRLASLWHSMHAISQQLSPVSGCSGIELLQADTFDLHCFQSLTGTKFFVVCEPGTLHMENLLKHIYELYTDYVLKNPFYEMEMPIRCELFDINLAQAVQKDRVALLGR, from the exons ATGGCAGCTATTTACAGTCTCTACATCATCAATAAATCAGGTGGCCTCATTTTCTATAAG GATTATGGGTCGGCGGGAAGAATGGACACCAACGATAGTTTGAGACTGGCGAGCCTGTGGCACTCGATGCACGCCATCTCTCAGCAGCTCTCCCCTGTTTCGGGCTGCTCTGGAATCGAGCTACTTCAGGCTGATACTTTCGATCTTCACTGTTTCCAGTCCCTCACTG GTACGAAATTCTTTGTGGTCTGTGAGCCTGGAACTCTGCATATGGAGAATCTCTTGAAACATATTTATGAGTTATACACTGACTATGTTTTGAAGAACCCGTTCTATGAGATGGAGATGCCAATTCGGTGCGAGTTGTTTGACATAAATTTGGCACAAGCAGTACAAAAGGATCGGGTCGCCTTACTGGGAAGATGA
- the LOC105168979 gene encoding ABC transporter I family member 20: protein MAEEDRSRPTLEINRLKFTYPGIDGHPPPGSAPLIDDLSLTLFPGDRCLLVGSNGAGKTTILKIIGGKHLVEQDMVRVLGRSAFHDTSLTASGDLSYLGGEWRREVAFAGFEIPIQMDVSAEKMIYGVAGINPQRRDELIKVLGVDLSWRMHKSSDGQRRRVQICMGLLKPFKVLLLDEITVDLDVLARADLLRFLKKECEQRGSTIIYATHIFDGLEDWPSHIVYVAHGKLQLAMPINKIKEISNLSLMRTVESWLRKERDEERKRRKERKASGLPEYEKRVEGSRVIGDPAGRVLNNGWAAGRLNSTIAGEENFVLSSNRVLR from the exons ATGGCAGAGGAGGACAGATCCCGGCCGACATTGGAGATCAACAGGCTGAAATTCACGTATCCCGGAATCGATGGCCATCCTCCACCGGGCTCCGCCCCTTTGATCGATGATCTCTCCCTCACACTCTTCCCCGGAGACCGCTGCCTTCTAGTGGGCTCCAATGGAGCTg GGAAAACAACAATCTTGAAGATAATAGGAGGGAAGCACTTGGTGGAGCAAGATATGGTGAGGGTGTTGGGAAGATCAGCATTCCACGACACCTCTTTGACTGCCTCGGGTGATCTTTCTTACCTTGGTGGTGAG TGGAGACGTGAAGTTGCTTTTGCTGGTTTCGAGATTCCCATTCAGATGGATGTTTCTGCTGAGAAAATGATTTATGGGGTTGCAGGTATCAATCCCCAGAGACGAGATGAACTAATAAAG GTTTTAGGTGTTGACCTGTCGTGGAGGATGCATAAATCATCGGATGGCCAAAGAAGACGAGTTCAAATTTGCATGGGCCTCCTTAAGCCATTCAAG GTTCTCCTGCTTGATGAGATCACCGTCGACTTAGATGTGCTGGCAAGGGCTGACCTCCTAAGGTTTCTTAAGAAGGAATGTGAACAACGTGGTTCTACAATTATTTATGCAACTCATATTTTTGATGGTCTTGAGGATTGGCCATCTCATATT GTTTACGTGGCTCATGGGAAGTTGCAACTAGCGATgccaataaataaaattaaggagATTAGCAATTTATCACTGATG AGAACCGTGGAGAGCTGGCTTAggaaagagagagatgaggagcggaaaagaaggaaagagaGAAAGGCTAGTGGCCTTCCAGAATATGAAAAACGAGTTGAGGGCAGTCGTGTGATTGGGGATCCTGCCGGCCGAGTGCTGAACAATGGGTGGGCTGCTGGGAGGCTGAATTCTACCATAGCTGGTGAAGAGAATTTTGTCTTGAGCTCTAATAGGGTTCTCAGGTAG
- the LOC105168983 gene encoding ADP-ribosylation factor 1-like translates to MGLSFGKLFSRLFAKKEMRILMVGLDAAGKTTILYKLKLGEIVTTIPTIGFNVETVEYKNISFTVWDVGGQDKIRPLWRHYFQNTQGLIFVVDSNDRDRVVEARDELHRMLNEDELRDAVLLVFANKQDLPNAMNAAEITDKLGLHSLRQRHWYIQSTCATSGEGLYEGLDWLSNNIANKS, encoded by the exons ATGGGGTTATCTTTTGGCAAGCTTTTCAGCCGACTCTTTGCCAAGAAAGAGATGCGAATTCTTATGGTTGGTCTTGATGCTGCTGGTAAGACCACTATATTGTACAAACTCAAGCTAGGAGAAATTGTGACAACCATTCCTACAATTG GATTCAATGTGGAGACGGTGGAATACAAGAATATAAGCTTCACTGTCTGGGATGTTGGTGGTCAAGACAAG ATCCGACCATTGTGGAGGCATTACTTTCAGAACACTCAAGGGCTGATTTTTGTGGTTGATAGTAACGATCGAGATCGTGTGGTTGAGGCTAGGGATGAGCTGCATAGGATGTTAAATGAG GATGAACTGAGGGACGCTGTGCTTCTTGTTTTTGCAAACAAACAAGATCTTCCAAATGCCATGAATGCTGCTGAGATAACTGACAAGCTTGGACTTCACTCTCTGCGTCAACGTCATTG GTATATCCAGAGCACATGTGCCACCTCCGGTGAAGGGCTATACGAGGGTCTCGACTGGCTCTCCAACAACATTGCAAACAAG TCCTAG
- the LOC105168984 gene encoding ADP-ribosylation factor 1 isoform X1, translating to MGLSFGKLFSRLFAKKEMRILMVGLDAAGKTTILYKLKLGEIVTTIPTIGFNVETVEYKNISFTVWDVGGQDKIRPLWRHYFQNTQGLIFVVDSNDRDRVVEARDELHRMLNEDELRDAVLLVFANKQDLPNAMNAAEITDKLGLHSLRQRHWYIQSTCATSGEGLYEGLDWLSNNIANKA from the exons ATGGGGTTGTCTTTCGGCAAGCTCTTCAGTCGACTGTTTGCCAAGAAGGAGATGCGAATTCTTATGGTAGGTCTTGATGCTGCTGGTAAGACCACTATATTATACAAACTCAAGCTGGGAGAAATAGTAACAACCATTCCTACAATTG GATTTAATGTGGAGACAGTGGAATACAAGAACATAAGCTTCACCGTCTGGGATGTTGGTGGTCAAGACAAG ATTCGACCACTGTGGAGGCATTACTTTCAGAACACTCAAGGGTTGATCTTTGTGGTTGATAGTAATGATCGAGATCGTGTTGTTGAAGCTAGAGATGAGCTGCATAGGATGTTAAATGAG GATGAACTGAGGGATGCTGTGCTTCTTGTTTTTGCCAACAAACAAG ATCTTCCAAATGCTATGAATGCTGCTGAGATAACTGACAAGCTTGGACTTCACTCTCTGCGTCAACGTCATTG GTATATCCAGAGCACATGTGCCACCTCTGGGGAAGGGCTGTATGAGGGGCTCGATTGGCTCTCCAACAACATTGCTAACAAG GCTTAA
- the LOC105168984 gene encoding ADP-ribosylation factor 1 isoform X2, translating to MGLSFGKLFSRLFAKKEMRILMVGLDAAGKTTILYKLKLGEIVTTIPTIGFNVETVEYKNISFTVWDVGGQDKIRPLWRHYFQNTQGLIFVVDSNDRDRVVEARDELHRMLNEDELRDAVLLVFANKQDLPNAMNAAEITDKLGLHSLRQRHWYIQSTCATSGEGLYEGLDWLSNNIANKA from the exons ATGGGGTTGTCTTTCGGCAAGCTCTTCAGTCGACTGTTTGCCAAGAAGGAGATGCGAATTCTTATGGTAGGTCTTGATGCTGCTGGTAAGACCACTATATTATACAAACTCAAGCTGGGAGAAATAGTAACAACCATTCCTACAATTG GATTTAATGTGGAGACAGTGGAATACAAGAACATAAGCTTCACCGTCTGGGATGTTGGTGGTCAAGACAAG ATTCGACCACTGTGGAGGCATTACTTTCAGAACACTCAAGGGTTGATCTTTGTGGTTGATAGTAATGATCGAGATCGTGTTGTTGAAGCTAGAGATGAGCTGCATAGGATGTTAAATGAG GATGAACTGAGGGATGCTGTGCTTCTTGTTTTTGCCAACAAACAAGATCTTCCAAATGCTATGAATGCTGCTGAGATAACTGACAAGCTTGGACTTCACTCTCTGCGTCAACGTCATTG GTATATCCAGAGCACATGTGCCACCTCTGGGGAAGGGCTGTATGAGGGGCTCGATTGGCTCTCCAACAACATTGCTAACAAG GCTTAA
- the LOC105168985 gene encoding WAT1-related protein At1g09380 — MEGDLLPFLAMVIVQLGYAGMNIISKLAMDSGMNPFVHVAYRQVFATVAIAPFAYFMERKTRPKMTLSIFFHIFLCSIFGVTVNQITYFVGLKNSTPTIACALTNINPAVTFIMALPFRLEKLGVKSKAGQAKILGTIVCVGGALLLSFYHGSAVDIGESSIHWNYAHKTGTNNSINHVNLILGPFLLIVSAVSWAVWLIIQTRVSQKYAAPYSSSALMCLMASVQCVIVGFSFDHNLSAWSLSPSIRIVSSVYAGIVCSALAFCLMSWCIERKGPLYVSVFSPLLLVIVAVLSWALLEEKLYVGTVGGSVLIVLGLYGVLWGKNREMSSIYHIEEVDKATQTTAYDLESLSSHQSKSGIDAFHVTAK; from the exons ATGGAGGGAGATTTATTGCCTTTCTTGGCGATGGTTATCGTGCAATTAGGCTACGCCGGTATGAACATTATATCTAAGCTCGCCATGGATTCTGGAATGAACCCTTTCGTCCATGTCGCCTACCGCCAAGTCTTTGCTACCGTCGCCATTGCCCCTTTTGCTTATTTCATGGAGAG GAAAACACGGCCTAAAATGACACTATCAATCTTCTTccacatatttttatgttcCATATTTGG ggTTACAGTGAATCAGATCACATATTTTGTTGGGCTGAAGAATTCAACTCCAACTATTGCATGTGCATTGACTAATATTAATCCTGCTGTCACTTTTATTATGGCTCTTCCTTTTCG ATTAGAGAAGTTGGGAGTGAAGAGCAAGGCAGGGCAAGCAAAAATATTGGGAACGATAGTGTGTGTTGGTGGAGCTCTACTGTTGTCATTCTACCATGGATCTGCTGTGGATATTGGTGAGTCCAGTATTCATTGGAACTATGCACACAAGACAGGAACCAACAACTCCATCAACCATGTCAATTTGATCTTGGGGCCCTTTCTCCTCATCGTTAGCGCTGTTTCTTGGGCTGTCTGGTTAATTATTCAA ACAAGAGTAAGCCAGAAGTATGCAGCTCCGTACTCAAGCTCAGCATTGATGTGTCTAATGGCAAGTGTTCAGTGTGTGATCGTCGGGTTCTCCTTCGACCATAATTTGTCCGCTTGGTCGCTCAGTCCCAGCATTAGGATTGTTTCGAGCGTCTATGCG GGTATTGTTTGTTCTGCACTTGCATTTTGCCTAATGTCATGGTGTATAGAAAGGAAAGGTCCTCTATATGTATCGGTGTTTAGCCCGTTGCTGCTAGTTATTGTGGCCGTCCTTAGCTGGGCTTTACTTGAAGAGAAGCTCTACGTTGGAAC AGTTGGAGGGTCAGTTCTGATTGTCTTGGGGCTATACGGAGTGTTATGGGGCAAGAATAGGGAAATGAGCTCTATTTACCACATTGAGGAAGTAGACAAGGCAACTCAAACAACAGCTTACGACTTAGAATCACTCTCCTCCCACCAATCAAAATCGGGCATTGATGCTTTTCACGTCACAGCTAAGTGA